A portion of the Edaphobacter lichenicola genome contains these proteins:
- a CDS encoding gamma carbonic anhydrase family protein, which translates to MRHLYPVIVGEMVTIGHNATVHGCVLEDAVLIGIGATILNDARIGEGSIIAAGAVIPEHMVIPPNSLVAGVPGKIRRTLGDDDRAMILKYAQNYLDYTAIYLAETAGT; encoded by the coding sequence ATGCGACACCTTTATCCAGTGATTGTGGGGGAGATGGTAACGATCGGTCACAATGCTACCGTGCACGGGTGCGTGTTGGAGGACGCTGTTCTGATTGGCATCGGCGCAACCATCCTGAATGATGCTCGTATTGGTGAGGGCTCGATTATCGCGGCTGGAGCGGTGATTCCCGAACATATGGTGATCCCCCCTAACTCGTTGGTTGCCGGCGTTCCGGGCAAGATACGGCGCACGCTCGGAGATGACGACCGGGCAATGATCCTCAAGTACGCACAGAACTACCTGGACTACACCGCGATCTATCTGGCGGAGACGGCTGGCACGTAA
- a CDS encoding SDR family NAD(P)-dependent oxidoreductase, with amino-acid sequence MKIAIITGAAQGIGRRTAEVLAAAGFELLLMDMQACTATLAAVRAAGGEAEEVLGDISDEGVVERAVEVVRSRWGRVDVLVNNAGISFIAPAEAVDGKAFLRVLQVNLLAPFLLAKAFGAMMLEQKSGSIVNVASIAGLVGIADRSAYNASKHGLIGLTRTLAAEWGGRGVRCNAVCPGWVKTEMDVADQAGGGYNDADIEGVNPMGRFASPEDIARAILFLAEPEQSGFVNGHALAVDGGWTTDGSWQSLRMRKR; translated from the coding sequence ATGAAGATTGCGATTATTACCGGGGCGGCGCAGGGGATTGGGCGGAGGACGGCGGAGGTTTTGGCGGCGGCTGGATTTGAGTTGCTGCTGATGGATATGCAGGCTTGTACGGCGACGCTGGCTGCGGTGAGGGCGGCGGGTGGCGAGGCGGAGGAGGTGTTGGGGGATATTTCTGACGAGGGTGTGGTGGAACGAGCGGTGGAGGTGGTGCGCTCGCGGTGGGGACGCGTGGATGTGCTGGTGAACAACGCCGGGATCAGCTTTATTGCGCCGGCAGAGGCTGTCGATGGGAAGGCGTTTTTGCGCGTGTTGCAGGTGAATCTGCTGGCTCCGTTTTTGCTGGCGAAGGCGTTTGGCGCGATGATGCTGGAGCAGAAGAGCGGGAGCATCGTGAACGTTGCTTCGATTGCCGGGCTGGTGGGGATTGCGGATCGTTCGGCCTACAACGCTTCGAAGCATGGATTGATCGGGCTGACGCGCACGCTGGCAGCGGAGTGGGGTGGACGCGGGGTGAGGTGCAATGCGGTGTGTCCGGGGTGGGTGAAGACGGAGATGGATGTCGCAGACCAGGCGGGCGGTGGGTACAACGATGCGGATATTGAAGGGGTGAACCCGATGGGTCGATTTGCCTCGCCGGAGGATATCGCGAGGGCGATTCTGTTTTTAGCTGAGCCGGAGCAGAGCGGGTTCGTGAATGGGCACGCGCTGGCTGTTGACGGTGGGTGGACGACTGACGGGAGCTGGCAGAGTTTGAGGATGCGGAAGCGTTAG
- the aspS gene encoding aspartate--tRNA ligase: MLDFLGSLQRTQMCGELRVEQDGQEVVLMGWVNRRRDHGNLIFLDMRDRSGITQVVLDKEVSGEAHAKAEAARSEYVVAVKGKVRRRGAGLENPNMPTGAIEVVASELLLLNEAKTPPFSPADDAIANEEVRLKYRYLDLRRTEMQHNFALRSRVAMAIRNYLVEQGFLEIETPFMTRSTPEGARDYLVPSRVHAGSFYALPQSPQIFKQILMISGFDKYFQIARCFRDEDLRADRQPEFTQIDLEMSFPQQEKVFRVVEGFLTAAFKTASISLTTPFVQMTYDDAIKNYGIDKPDMRLPPMVSLTDELTPELRETLKIEKELPVLGFSIPKAGGLSGTQKRGLVEEIRATFGDCGLDFLDVARLKTNEAFAPLASAIEGKLKSVDPTLSDKTGKDGAPDLSAASGSGVADDLIIVVTPKLGTPAKWNFDPQWIYKRVGALRLQLAAKFADKHGRFVKTGTEADYKFLWVTDFPMYEWDEETKVWNAAHHPFTSPHEEDIKSGKLTSDKGAVRALAYDIVLNGTELGSGSIRIHRQDVQAEIFRSLGMSDAEAKERFGFFLDALEYGTPPHGGIALGLDRIVMILAGATSLREVIAFPKTAKAIDLMVDAPTPVSDQQMRELHLKTVTRG; encoded by the coding sequence ATGTTGGATTTTTTAGGTAGTTTGCAGCGGACCCAGATGTGCGGCGAGCTTCGTGTGGAGCAGGATGGTCAGGAAGTTGTCCTGATGGGTTGGGTTAACCGTCGCCGCGATCATGGCAATCTCATCTTTCTCGATATGCGGGACCGGAGCGGAATTACTCAGGTCGTACTCGACAAAGAGGTGTCCGGCGAAGCGCATGCTAAGGCTGAAGCTGCGCGGTCGGAGTACGTTGTTGCCGTGAAGGGCAAGGTTCGGCGGCGCGGTGCTGGCCTTGAGAACCCCAATATGCCGACTGGCGCGATCGAGGTGGTGGCGAGCGAGTTGCTGCTGCTGAACGAGGCGAAGACTCCTCCTTTTTCTCCGGCGGATGATGCGATTGCGAACGAAGAGGTTCGGTTGAAGTATCGGTATCTCGACCTTCGGCGGACGGAGATGCAGCATAACTTTGCGCTGCGCAGCAGAGTTGCGATGGCGATTCGCAACTACCTTGTCGAGCAGGGATTTCTTGAGATTGAGACTCCTTTCATGACGCGGTCTACGCCTGAGGGAGCGCGTGATTATCTTGTTCCGAGCAGGGTTCATGCTGGGAGCTTCTATGCGTTGCCGCAATCGCCACAGATCTTCAAGCAGATCCTGATGATCTCGGGGTTCGATAAGTACTTTCAGATTGCTCGCTGCTTCCGTGATGAAGATCTTCGTGCGGACCGGCAGCCGGAGTTTACGCAGATCGACCTTGAGATGAGCTTTCCCCAGCAGGAGAAGGTGTTTCGCGTGGTCGAGGGTTTTCTGACTGCTGCGTTCAAGACGGCTTCGATCTCTTTGACGACTCCTTTCGTGCAGATGACTTATGACGATGCGATCAAGAACTATGGGATCGATAAGCCGGATATGCGGCTGCCGCCTATGGTTTCGTTGACTGACGAGTTGACGCCTGAGTTGCGCGAGACGTTGAAGATTGAGAAGGAGCTGCCGGTGCTTGGGTTCTCGATTCCCAAGGCGGGTGGGTTGAGTGGGACGCAGAAGCGTGGGCTGGTGGAGGAGATTCGGGCTACGTTTGGCGATTGCGGTCTCGACTTTCTGGATGTAGCTCGGTTGAAGACGAACGAAGCGTTTGCTCCGCTGGCTTCTGCGATTGAAGGTAAGTTGAAATCTGTGGATCCCACCCTTTCCGATAAGACCGGAAAGGATGGGGCACCCGATCTTTCTGCGGCTTCTGGCTCTGGTGTCGCTGACGATCTGATCATTGTTGTTACTCCTAAACTTGGGACGCCGGCTAAGTGGAACTTCGATCCGCAGTGGATCTATAAGCGGGTTGGTGCGTTGCGGTTGCAGCTTGCTGCGAAGTTCGCTGACAAACATGGACGATTTGTGAAGACTGGCACTGAGGCTGATTACAAGTTTCTTTGGGTCACCGACTTCCCGATGTATGAGTGGGATGAGGAGACCAAGGTCTGGAATGCGGCGCATCATCCGTTTACTTCGCCGCATGAAGAGGACATCAAGTCGGGCAAGCTGACCAGCGATAAGGGCGCGGTGCGGGCGTTGGCGTATGACATCGTGCTGAATGGAACGGAGCTTGGTTCGGGCTCGATTCGTATTCACCGGCAGGATGTGCAGGCGGAGATCTTCCGGTCGCTGGGCATGTCGGACGCAGAGGCGAAGGAGCGATTTGGCTTCTTCCTCGATGCGTTGGAGTACGGCACGCCTCCGCATGGCGGCATTGCGTTGGGGCTTGATCGGATTGTGATGATTCTTGCTGGAGCGACAAGCCTCCGTGAGGTGATTGCGTTTCCGAAGACGGCGAAGGCGATCGACCTGATGGTCGATGCGCCTACACCGGTGAGCGATCAGCAGATGCGTGAGCTGCATCTGAAGACTGTGACTCGGGGCTAA
- a CDS encoding rhomboid family intramembrane serine protease, with amino-acid sequence MPRSGPISLSLPAFQGTTRKLILLNVGAFFGLLLLRWLSPQLEAVLFGHLLLEPLAVAHGEVWQLLTYSFVEQGIIGILFGMLTLWFTGSLLEPSFGGRWLGELYLTSVIGGALLASAISFTHVLGLRPDVVATGAWAGIFGLLVAIAMIFGDQEFLLWFVLRIKAKYMVAIYILIAIAMLLKQADSFGALLQLSGALFGALYVKFAPRRGIAFGFSERYFGIRNNYYRWKRRRAARKFEVYMRKQNREVHFDKDGRYVDPDELRKNPNDKRWMN; translated from the coding sequence ATGCCCCGCTCCGGTCCCATCTCGCTTAGCCTGCCAGCCTTTCAAGGCACCACTCGCAAGCTCATTCTCCTGAACGTCGGAGCCTTCTTTGGCCTGCTCCTCCTGCGCTGGCTCTCTCCGCAACTCGAAGCCGTCCTCTTCGGCCATCTCCTGCTCGAACCACTCGCCGTCGCGCACGGCGAAGTCTGGCAACTCCTCACCTACTCCTTCGTCGAACAGGGCATCATCGGCATCCTCTTTGGCATGCTCACCCTCTGGTTCACCGGTTCGCTCCTAGAACCCTCCTTCGGCGGTCGCTGGCTCGGCGAGCTCTACCTCACCTCCGTCATCGGCGGCGCGCTCCTCGCCTCCGCCATCTCCTTCACTCATGTCCTCGGCCTGCGCCCCGACGTCGTCGCCACCGGAGCATGGGCCGGCATCTTCGGCCTGCTCGTCGCCATCGCCATGATCTTCGGCGACCAGGAGTTTCTCCTCTGGTTTGTCCTTCGCATCAAGGCCAAGTACATGGTCGCGATCTACATCCTCATCGCCATCGCCATGTTGCTCAAACAGGCCGACAGCTTCGGCGCGCTCCTCCAGCTCTCCGGAGCGCTCTTCGGCGCACTCTACGTCAAGTTCGCTCCACGTCGCGGCATCGCCTTCGGATTCAGCGAGCGCTACTTCGGCATCCGCAACAACTACTACCGCTGGAAGCGCCGCCGCGCCGCGCGTAAGTTCGAAGTCTACATGCGCAAGCAGAACCGCGAAGTCCACTTCGACAAGGACGGCCGCTACGTCGACCCCGACGAACTCCGCAAGAACCCCAACGACAAGCGCTGGATGAACTAG
- the rplU gene encoding 50S ribosomal protein L21 yields the protein MYAVIRTGGKQYLVSPGEKLKIETTAHENGNIEFSDILAVSGEAGKFESDLTGAKVLASVVGEGRGEKILVFKLKRKKQYKKMQGHRQNFVEVKINEILVNGKSFKEA from the coding sequence ATGTACGCAGTCATCCGCACCGGCGGCAAACAGTATCTGGTCTCTCCTGGCGAGAAGTTGAAGATTGAAACCACCGCCCACGAGAACGGCAACATCGAGTTCTCTGACATCCTCGCCGTCAGCGGCGAAGCCGGCAAGTTCGAGTCCGACCTCACCGGAGCCAAGGTTCTCGCCTCTGTCGTCGGCGAAGGCCGCGGCGAAAAGATCCTCGTCTTCAAGCTCAAGCGCAAGAAGCAGTACAAGAAGATGCAGGGCCACCGCCAGAACTTCGTTGAAGTCAAAATCAACGAGATTCTCGTCAACGGCAAGAGCTTCAAGGAAGCATAA
- the hisS gene encoding histidine--tRNA ligase → MATLKAVRGTRDLLPPETALWNYVEATARAVFARYGFGEIRTPIFEDTALFARGVGEETDIVSKEMYTWEDRARADSDSAQSLTLRPENTAGVVRAYIEHKLADTGMLQKLFYIGPQFRRERPQRGRYRQFWQIGAEVLGPAWSGADSALRDAEVLEMLSTFLNELGVKGWKLEVNSVGSSTDRPKYIAALREALAPVKDRMSVDNQRRAETNPLRVLDSKDAGDQEIINGLPKIADFLDDASKEHFAQVLSALDACGVAYTVNPRLVRGLDYYTRTTFEFTVPDGSGLGTQNALLGGGRYDGLSEMLGGPKAPGIGFAIGEDRLILTLQAQESAAVARKLDAFVAPMGVGQNAAALALAQELRRSGLSVEVGDGSFRLKKSFEAADKLARRMVIVGEDEVSSGILTVKDFSAGEQTKVPRAELAVFLRA, encoded by the coding sequence ATGGCTACTTTGAAGGCAGTACGCGGGACTCGGGATCTTTTACCTCCGGAGACCGCGCTTTGGAACTATGTTGAAGCTACAGCTCGGGCTGTCTTCGCACGTTATGGGTTTGGGGAGATTCGGACGCCGATCTTTGAGGATACGGCGTTGTTCGCGCGTGGTGTGGGCGAGGAGACGGATATTGTCTCCAAGGAGATGTATACCTGGGAAGATCGTGCGCGAGCTGATAGCGATAGTGCGCAGAGCCTGACGTTGCGGCCGGAGAATACGGCTGGGGTTGTACGCGCGTACATCGAGCACAAGCTTGCTGATACTGGGATGCTGCAGAAGCTGTTCTACATCGGGCCGCAGTTCCGGCGGGAGCGGCCGCAGCGCGGACGATATCGGCAGTTCTGGCAGATTGGGGCTGAGGTGCTTGGTCCTGCTTGGTCGGGCGCTGATAGCGCGCTGCGCGATGCTGAGGTTCTGGAGATGCTTTCTACCTTCCTGAACGAGTTGGGCGTGAAGGGATGGAAGCTGGAGGTAAACTCGGTTGGTTCGTCGACGGATCGGCCGAAGTACATCGCTGCGCTGCGTGAGGCTTTGGCTCCGGTGAAAGATCGGATGAGTGTGGACAATCAGCGGAGGGCGGAGACGAATCCGCTTCGCGTGCTGGACTCGAAGGATGCTGGCGATCAGGAGATCATCAACGGTCTGCCGAAGATCGCGGACTTCCTGGATGATGCGAGTAAGGAGCACTTTGCTCAGGTACTTTCGGCGCTCGATGCTTGTGGAGTTGCTTACACGGTGAATCCGCGGTTAGTGCGCGGTTTGGATTACTACACAAGGACGACGTTCGAGTTCACTGTGCCTGATGGAAGCGGTTTGGGCACGCAGAACGCTCTGCTTGGCGGTGGAAGATACGACGGATTGTCGGAGATGCTTGGTGGACCGAAGGCTCCTGGAATCGGGTTTGCGATTGGGGAAGATCGGTTGATCCTTACGCTTCAGGCGCAGGAATCTGCGGCTGTTGCGCGGAAGCTCGATGCGTTCGTCGCTCCGATGGGAGTTGGGCAGAATGCTGCCGCGCTTGCGCTTGCGCAGGAGCTTCGTCGATCAGGGCTTTCGGTTGAGGTTGGAGATGGAAGTTTCCGGCTGAAGAAGTCCTTCGAAGCTGCCGATAAGCTCGCTCGGAGAATGGTGATTGTGGGTGAAGATGAGGTTTCGTCGGGTATTCTGACGGTTAAAGACTTTAGTGCTGGCGAGCAGACGAAGGTTCCTCGCGCCGAACTTGCTGTATTTCTGCGCGCTTAG
- a CDS encoding zinc-ribbon domain containing protein gives MEFLDRLLTCADCGGEFIFTAGEQLFFFDKQFKNDPKRCKPCKSKRSGVGLKAGMGPAAAGLSRTETRTECSECGIETTVPFKPTQGRPVLCRQCFQSKRAPTTGALVTAAATTEMVAGTTGERPTPGVELMVAAAQGPRF, from the coding sequence ATGGAATTTCTCGATCGGCTTTTAACCTGCGCAGACTGTGGCGGAGAGTTCATCTTTACCGCCGGGGAACAGCTTTTTTTCTTCGACAAGCAGTTCAAGAACGATCCGAAGCGGTGTAAACCGTGTAAGTCCAAGCGCTCCGGTGTCGGTCTGAAGGCGGGCATGGGGCCTGCCGCTGCTGGCCTGTCACGCACTGAGACTCGCACGGAGTGCTCCGAGTGCGGCATTGAGACGACGGTGCCGTTCAAGCCGACTCAGGGGCGACCGGTACTCTGCCGGCAGTGCTTCCAGAGCAAGCGCGCTCCGACGACAGGAGCTTTGGTTACCGCAGCAGCTACCACTGAGATGGTCGCCGGTACAACAGGCGAGCGTCCTACGCCGGGCGTCGAGCTTATGGTCGCCGCAGCGCAAGGTCCGCGGTTCTAG
- the rpmA gene encoding 50S ribosomal protein L27, with the protein MAHKKGLGSSKNGRDSNAQRLGVKVFGGQTILGGGIIVRQRGTPLKPGANVGRGKDDTLFAKVNGIVRFQDKGQQGRFVNVDPAELTSVPV; encoded by the coding sequence ATGGCACATAAAAAAGGTTTAGGTTCTTCCAAAAACGGCCGCGACTCAAACGCCCAGCGGCTTGGAGTCAAGGTATTCGGTGGTCAGACGATCCTCGGCGGCGGCATCATCGTCCGTCAGCGTGGCACCCCGCTCAAGCCCGGCGCCAACGTCGGTCGCGGCAAGGACGACACCCTCTTCGCCAAGGTCAACGGTATCGTCCGCTTCCAGGACAAGGGCCAGCAGGGCCGCTTCGTCAACGTCGATCCAGCCGAACTGACATCAGTTCCCGTCTAA
- the rpsU gene encoding 30S ribosomal protein S21 yields MAEVRVQEGEPLENALRRFKRKVQTEDIIKEVKRHSFYLKPGEKKRVKEALARKRNRKKVRKEQD; encoded by the coding sequence TTGGCAGAGGTTCGAGTACAAGAAGGCGAACCCCTTGAGAATGCCCTACGACGCTTTAAGCGCAAGGTGCAGACCGAAGACATTATCAAGGAAGTCAAGCGTCATTCTTTTTATCTGAAACCAGGTGAGAAGAAACGAGTGAAAGAAGCACTAGCTCGCAAACGCAATCGCAAGAAAGTCCGTAAGGAGCAGGATTAG
- a CDS encoding alpha/beta fold hydrolase, producing MSTYTHHTAPTQFVEANGVRFAYRRFGKNEGIPLVFIPHILGNLDSWDPFVTDGLAQNREVILFNNAGVASSSGEVPTTFADMAKTAGVFIDALGLTEVDVLGFSIGSMIAQNVAMQRPDLVRKLVIVGSGPRNGDGIPLTPESQKIFTNKYGNLDDFWIDGFFTASPESQAAGRAFLMRRDARVEDRDVAIGEKVQPAQFAALQEWGKPVGERFAYLQDIKMPVLVVGGKSDIIFYTINSFYLEQNLPNAQLILYPDAAHGSLFQYPELFVEHTSLFLRG from the coding sequence ATGAGCACCTACACCCATCACACCGCACCGACCCAGTTCGTCGAAGCCAATGGCGTCCGATTCGCCTATCGCCGCTTCGGCAAGAACGAAGGCATACCCCTCGTTTTTATTCCACATATCCTCGGCAACTTGGATAGCTGGGACCCGTTTGTGACCGACGGCCTCGCGCAGAACCGCGAAGTGATCCTCTTCAACAATGCCGGTGTCGCCAGTTCCAGCGGCGAGGTTCCCACGACCTTCGCCGATATGGCCAAGACCGCAGGGGTCTTCATCGATGCGCTCGGCCTCACGGAGGTCGACGTCCTGGGCTTCTCGATCGGCTCCATGATCGCGCAGAACGTCGCTATGCAACGACCTGACCTCGTCCGCAAGCTCGTGATCGTCGGTAGCGGCCCGCGCAATGGAGACGGCATCCCATTGACACCGGAATCGCAGAAGATCTTCACCAACAAGTATGGCAATCTCGACGACTTCTGGATCGACGGCTTCTTCACCGCGTCACCTGAGAGCCAGGCTGCCGGACGAGCGTTCTTGATGCGCAGGGACGCCCGCGTGGAAGACCGCGATGTTGCCATCGGCGAAAAGGTGCAGCCTGCGCAGTTTGCTGCCCTTCAGGAGTGGGGCAAGCCGGTTGGAGAACGTTTCGCGTATTTGCAAGACATCAAGATGCCCGTACTAGTTGTCGGCGGCAAGTCCGACATCATCTTCTACACCATCAACTCGTTCTATCTTGAGCAGAACCTGCCGAACGCGCAGCTCATTCTTTACCCGGATGCCGCCCACGGCTCTCTGTTTCAGTATCCAGAGCTGTTCGTCGAGCATACGAGCTTGTTTCTGCGAGGCTAA
- a CDS encoding MGH1-like glycoside hydrolase domain-containing protein codes for MMTEEKKRLDAERDKSVPWKKWGPYLSERQWGTVREDYSEDGNAWDYFTHDQARSRAYRWGEDGLAGVSDDHQVLCFAMALWNGKDPILKERLFGLTNSEGNHGEDVKEYYFYLDSTPTHSYMKYLYKYPQGAYPYEDLKQTNRERGRGGPEYELLDTGIFNEDRYFDVFVEYAKAGAEDLGIKISVANRGPEAATLHVLPTVWFRNTWMWSDPGSKPELAGKQGKDFSVISAHHTDPIFAESLADYSLYCEGDAPLLFTENESNNEKLFGTKNGSPYVKDAFHEYVIHGKKDAVNSALEGTKAAPHYVLTVGPGETKAVRLRLVRSGAEKETKPFAKFDELFATRLKEADEFYDWVAPTKVKADPDRALVMRQAMAGMLWSKQYFYYDLNVWLREHNVGPWSDPATRLKVRNGEWFHMYNNDIISMPDKWEYPWYAAWDLAFHMLAFQTVDPDFAKDQLQMILRNDYLHPNGQIPAYEWNFSDTNPPVHAYATMQIYLSDKERNGKGDLEFLTYAFSKLLVNFTWWLNRKDRSGNNLFEGGFLGLDNIGVFDRSAPLPGGGYLEQADGTAWMVFYSQQMLRIAVELALHFPSFEEFVGKFFEHTMWIAGAMDRLGKHGDTMWDDEDGFFYDVLRLPDGQAFRMKVRSMVGLLPLTAVAIFEDDVLEKLPNFRAQAKDFLMRHPELAANLHMPSEKGLSGRRLLATVNEDKLRRILTKMLDENEFLGPHGIRALSRYHVDHPFVFNLNGQESRVGYVPGDSDSGMFGGNSNWRGPVWMPVNFLLYTSLLRLGAYYGDNFKIECPTGSGKMMTLFEVGMMLGERLIGTFTKDSSGRRPVFGSMEKFQTDPHWRDNVLFYEYFHGDTGAGVGASHQTGWTGCIARVIQANGAFEAKNLAEHDVERVAIRLGQGQDRKTSELVAANAAAATK; via the coding sequence ATGATGACTGAGGAGAAGAAGCGGCTCGATGCGGAGCGTGACAAGTCCGTTCCATGGAAGAAGTGGGGCCCCTACCTGAGCGAGCGGCAGTGGGGGACGGTGCGTGAGGACTACAGCGAGGACGGCAATGCGTGGGACTACTTTACGCATGACCAGGCGAGGTCGCGGGCGTACCGGTGGGGTGAGGATGGGCTTGCGGGAGTCAGCGACGATCACCAGGTGCTATGCTTCGCGATGGCGCTGTGGAACGGGAAGGACCCGATTCTGAAGGAGCGGCTGTTCGGGTTGACGAACAGCGAGGGGAATCATGGCGAGGATGTGAAGGAGTACTACTTCTATCTGGATAGCACGCCGACGCACTCGTACATGAAGTATCTGTACAAGTATCCGCAGGGTGCTTATCCGTATGAGGACCTGAAGCAAACCAACCGGGAGCGGGGGCGTGGGGGGCCGGAGTATGAGCTGTTGGATACGGGGATATTCAACGAGGACCGGTACTTCGACGTGTTTGTGGAGTATGCGAAGGCGGGTGCGGAGGATCTGGGGATCAAGATCAGCGTGGCGAATCGCGGGCCGGAGGCGGCGACGCTGCATGTGTTGCCGACGGTGTGGTTTCGCAATACGTGGATGTGGTCGGATCCTGGCAGTAAGCCGGAGTTGGCGGGGAAGCAGGGCAAGGATTTCAGCGTGATCTCGGCGCACCATACGGACCCGATCTTTGCGGAGTCGCTGGCTGATTACAGTCTGTATTGCGAGGGTGATGCTCCGCTGTTGTTTACCGAGAATGAGAGCAATAACGAGAAGCTGTTTGGGACGAAGAATGGTTCGCCGTATGTGAAGGACGCGTTTCACGAGTACGTGATTCATGGCAAGAAGGATGCGGTGAATTCGGCGCTGGAGGGGACGAAGGCGGCTCCGCATTACGTGTTGACGGTGGGACCGGGCGAGACGAAGGCGGTGCGTTTGCGCCTGGTGCGGTCGGGTGCGGAGAAGGAGACGAAGCCGTTTGCGAAGTTCGATGAGTTGTTTGCGACGCGGTTGAAGGAGGCAGATGAGTTCTACGACTGGGTTGCGCCGACGAAGGTGAAGGCGGATCCGGATCGCGCGCTGGTGATGCGGCAGGCGATGGCGGGAATGTTGTGGAGTAAGCAGTATTTTTACTACGACCTGAATGTATGGCTGCGGGAGCACAATGTCGGGCCGTGGAGCGATCCGGCGACTCGTCTGAAGGTGAGGAACGGCGAGTGGTTTCACATGTACAACAACGACATTATTTCGATGCCGGATAAGTGGGAGTATCCGTGGTATGCGGCGTGGGACCTGGCGTTTCATATGCTGGCGTTTCAGACGGTCGATCCGGACTTTGCGAAGGATCAGCTGCAGATGATATTGCGGAATGATTATCTGCACCCGAACGGACAGATACCGGCGTACGAGTGGAACTTCAGCGACACGAATCCGCCGGTGCATGCGTATGCGACCATGCAGATTTATCTGAGTGACAAGGAGCGGAACGGCAAGGGTGACCTAGAGTTTTTGACGTATGCGTTTTCGAAGCTGCTGGTGAACTTTACGTGGTGGCTGAATCGGAAGGACCGGTCGGGGAACAATTTGTTTGAGGGAGGTTTTCTGGGGCTGGACAACATCGGGGTGTTCGATCGGAGTGCGCCGCTGCCGGGGGGTGGGTATCTGGAACAGGCGGATGGGACGGCGTGGATGGTGTTTTATAGCCAGCAGATGCTGCGGATTGCGGTGGAGCTGGCGCTGCACTTTCCGTCGTTCGAGGAGTTTGTGGGCAAGTTTTTTGAGCATACGATGTGGATCGCCGGGGCGATGGATCGGCTGGGCAAACACGGCGATACGATGTGGGACGACGAGGATGGGTTTTTCTATGACGTGCTGCGTCTGCCGGATGGGCAGGCGTTTCGCATGAAGGTGCGATCGATGGTGGGGTTGTTGCCGCTGACTGCGGTGGCGATCTTTGAAGATGATGTGCTGGAGAAGCTGCCGAATTTTCGCGCGCAGGCGAAGGATTTTTTGATGCGGCATCCTGAGCTGGCGGCAAATCTGCATATGCCATCGGAGAAGGGGCTGTCGGGCAGGCGGCTGCTGGCTACGGTGAATGAGGACAAGCTAAGGCGCATTCTGACGAAGATGCTGGATGAGAACGAGTTTTTGGGGCCGCATGGGATTCGGGCGCTGTCGCGTTATCACGTGGATCATCCGTTTGTGTTCAATCTGAATGGGCAGGAGTCGCGGGTTGGGTATGTGCCGGGGGACTCGGATAGCGGGATGTTTGGCGGGAACTCGAATTGGCGAGGGCCGGTGTGGATGCCGGTGAACTTCCTGCTGTATACGTCGTTGCTGCGGCTTGGGGCGTACTACGGGGACAACTTCAAGATAGAGTGCCCGACGGGTTCGGGGAAGATGATGACTCTGTTTGAAGTGGGAATGATGCTGGGTGAGCGGTTGATCGGGACGTTTACCAAGGACAGCTCGGGCAGGCGGCCGGTGTTTGGGAGTATGGAGAAGTTTCAGACGGATCCGCATTGGCGGGACAATGTTCTTTTTTACGAGTACTTCCATGGCGATACCGGGGCGGGCGTTGGGGCCAGTCATCAGACGGGATGGACGGGGTGCATCGCGCGGGTTATCCAGGCGAACGGTGCTTTTGAGGCGAAGAATCTCGCCGAGCACGATGTGGAGCGAGTTGCGATACGGCTTGGACAGGGCCAGGACAGGAAGACTTCCGAACTTGTGGCGGCGAATGCTGCTGCGGCGACGAAGTAG